The following proteins are co-located in the Apium graveolens cultivar Ventura chromosome 5, ASM990537v1, whole genome shotgun sequence genome:
- the LOC141724664 gene encoding pentatricopeptide repeat-containing protein At2g15690, mitochondrial-like — MESVVSKTSILSSLYFDIRFPKLSSSHLSSYPPKNPLKSKHFYIYSVLPNKTNRNNTISKSHIKKSIKSPNQVNPSRSNTHIPINVDFIGLCSEGKIEQALDFMSQGVHVQRPVFQLLLDSCKNSRSLELGKKVHKFFIRSPFKGDAELNYKLIEMYVKCGAMRDARRIFDRMRDTNMWSWHLMIYGYTSNGQGDDGLLLFEKMKEAGLRPNEDTFVVVLLACASSEAVEKCLVYFKSMKNDYGIVPGYEHYLGVVDVLGKSGHLNEAVEFVENMPVEPTPEIWEALANLARIHGDIELEDRADEMLAFFDPSRESVDKLPAPLPKKHSAPNMLQGKNRVSEYRSPNPYKGDGSEKFKGLNGQMRAAGYVPDTRYVLHDIDQEAKEQALMYHSERLAIAYGLISTPARTTLRIIKNLRICGDCHNAIKIMSKIVGRELIVRDNKRFHHFRDGICSCGDYW, encoded by the coding sequence ATGGAATCTGTAGTATCAAAAACCTCAATTCTTTCTTCTCTCTATTTCGACATTCGATTCCCAAAACTCTCATCCTCACATTTATCTTCCTATCCACCTAAAAACCCTCTTAAATCCAAACATTTTTACATTTACTCGGTACTTCCAAACAAGACCAACCGCAACAATACTATCTCCAAATCCCATATCAAGAAATCTATTAAATCCCCAAATCAAGTTAACCCGTCTCGCTCAAACACCCATATTCCTATAAATGTCGATTTTATTGGTTTATGCAGTGAAGGTAAGATTGAACAAGCCCTTGACTTTATGTCTCAGGGTGTTCATGTCCAACGCCCTGTTTTCCAACTTCTTTTGGATTCTTGCAAGAATTCCAGGTCTCTTGAACTGGGAAAGAAGGTTCATAAGTTCTTCATTCGATCGCCTTTTAAAGGCGATGCTGAGTTGAATTATAAGTTGATTGAAATGTATGTCAAATGTGGGGCTATGAGAGATGCACGGAGGATATTTGATAGAATGCGTGACACAAATATGTGGTCTTGGCATTTGATGATATATGGGTATACCAGTAATGGACAGGGTGATGATGGGTTGCTACTGTTTGAGAAAATGAAGGAGGCGGGGTTGCGACCTAACGAGGATACTTTCGTTGTTGTTCTCTTGGCTTGTGCTAGTTCGGAAGCTGTTGAAAAGTGTTTAGTGTATTTTAAGTCGATGAAGAATGATTACGGAATTGTTCCGGGATATGAGCATTATTTAGGCGTGGTTGATGTTCTTGGAAAATCTGGTCATTTGAATGAAGCTGTGGAGTTTGTGGAGAATATGCCAGTTGAGCCCACACCTGAAATTTGGGAAGCTTTGGCAAATCTTGCACGAATACATGGGGATATCGAGCTTGAAGATCGGGCTGATGAGATGTTGGCATTTTTTGATCCCTCTAGAGAAAGTGTTGATAAACTACCTGCGCCTCTACCAAAGAAGCATTCAGCTCCGAATATGCTTCAAGGAAAGAATAGGGTTAGTGAATATCGGAGTCCGAATCCATACAAAGGAGATGGTTCTGAGAAATTTAAAGGCCTGAATGGACAGATGAGAGCAGCTGGGTATGTGCCAGACACAAGATATGTGCTTCATGACATTGACCAGGAGGCTAAAGAACAGGCGTTGATGTATCACAGTGAACGTCTGGCCATTGCATACGGTTTAATTAGTACTCCGGCAAGGACCACCCTCAGGATCATCAAGAACTTGAGAATATGTGGCGACTGTCACAACGCGATAAAAATAATGTCCAAGATTGTCGGCAGGGAACTGATTGTGCGTGACAATAAAAGATTCCATCACTTCCGAGATGGTATATGTTCATGTGGAGATTACTGGTAA